From a single Brassica napus cultivar Da-Ae chromosome C9, Da-Ae, whole genome shotgun sequence genomic region:
- the LOC106448401 gene encoding putative cysteine-rich receptor-like protein kinase 32 isoform X2 translates to MSNFLSILCFVLVFSCGFVSAQQRCGDSLFFRPNSTYDTNRRLVLSTLASNVSSRDGYYNVSVGEGPGRIYVLGLCIPGADPTACSDCIQPASVTLLDKCPNQTNSWNWRADKTLCFVRYSNRWFFNQIDLEPNQAEFLNLDITGDLAEYNRTWEGLMSRVISAASSTTPGSLAGRHYAASTAPLSGFRTIYALMQCIPGISSVDCNACLQANVRSYQGCCWGKQGGSIRRPVCFFRFDPYPYLEAFDDIASSPPPQISQDLQPTTSPPHPPPDGKAISTGVIVVIVVSAVIFVALVALVLVVLKRRQSYKTLKLETDDDITRPHSLQIDFKTIEAATNKFSRSNKVGQGGFGEVYKGKLPNGAEVAVKRLSRNSGQGTQEFRNEVVVLAKLQHRNLVRLLGFCVEGDEQILVYEFVPNKSLDYFLFDPIKRRQLDWTRRYNVIRGVARGILYLHQDSRLTIIHRDLKASNILLDNDMNPKIADFGMARIFGMEQTRANTSKIAGTFGYMAPEYAMHGRFSMKSDVYSFGVLVLEIISGKINSSFNQTDGSASNLAWRLWRKGSALELVDSSYRDSYQRNEVTRCIHIALLCVQEDPGDRPTMSKIILLLTSSTVTLQVPHAPGFFFRSSRDQDLEAEGSDSFGKPIACSINDASVTELDPR, encoded by the exons ATGAGCAATTTCTTGTCAATCCTCTGTTTTGTCCTTGTCTTCAGCTGCGGCTTTGTCTCTGCGCAACAAAGATGTGGAGACTCATTGTTTTTCAGACCAAACAGTACTTACGATACAAACCGTCGTCTCGTTCTCTCAACTCTTGCTTCGAACGTCAGTTCTCGAGACGGCTACTACAACGTCTCTGTCGGTGAGGGCCCTGGGAGGATCTACGTTTTAGGCCTATGCATCCCAGGGGCTGATCCAACGGCCTGCTCCGATTGTATCCAACCTGCGTCCGTTACTTTACTAGACAAATGTCCGAACCAGACCAATTCATGGAACTGGAGAGCCGACAAGACGCTCTGTTTCGTCCGGTACTCAAACCGCTGGTTTTTTAACCAGATCGATCTAGAGCCGAACCAAGCAGAGTTTTTAAATTTAGATATCACTGGAGATCTTGCGGAGTATAACCGAACATGGGAGGGTTTAATGTCGCGTGTGATATCAGCAGCTTCCTCGACAACTCCCGGGTCGCTTGCGGGCCGACATTACGCAGCGAGTACAGCTCCTTTGTCCGGTTTCCGGACAATATACGCATTGATGCAATGTATTCCGGGGATTTCTTCTGTTGATTGCAATGCTTGTCTTCAAGCAAATGTTCGTAGCTACCAAGGTTGTTGCTGGGGGAAGCAAGGGGGTAGCATTAGGAGACCTGTTTGCTTTTTCCGGTTTGATCCTTATCCGTATCTCGAAGCATTTGATGATATAGCATCGTCCCCTCCTCCTCAAATCTCTCAAGATTTACAACCCACAACATCACCTCCCCATCCTCCTCCAGATGGTAAAGCGATTTCTACAGGAGTTATAGTGGTGATCGTTGTATCCGCGGTCATATTTGTGGCGCTGGTAGCTTTAGTATTGGTTGTTTTGAAGAGAAGGCAGTCATACAAAACACTTAAGCTTGAAA CTGATGATGACATTACACGTCCACATTCATTACAAATTGATTTCAAGACAATTGAGGCCGCTACTAACAAATTTTCTAGGAGCAACAAAGTCGGTCAAGGTGGATTTGGTGAAGTTTACAAG GGAAAATTACCAAATGGAGCTGAAGTTGCGGTGAAGAGATTGTCTAGAAATTCAGGACAAGGCACACAAGAGTTCAGGAACGAAGTTGTCGTTTTGGCAAAGCTTCAGCATAGAAATCTTGTTAGGCTTCTTGGGTTTTGCGTGGAAGGAGATGAACAAATACTTGTCTACGAGTTTGTTCCTAACAAGAGTCTTGATTATTTCCTCTTTG ATCCAATAAAGCGACGACAGCTGGATTGGACAAGACGGTACAATGTCATTAGAGGGGTTGCGCGAGGGATTCTCTATCTTCATCAAGATTCAAGGCTCACAATCATACACCGTGATCTCAAAGCTAGCAACATTCTTCTAGACAATGATATGAACCCGAAAATAGCGGATTTTGGCATGGCAAGGATTTTCGGGATGGAGCAAACTCGTGCCAACACTAGCAAGATAGCTGGAACCTT CGGTTACATGGCTCCTGAGTATGCCATGCACGGTCGATTCTCCATGAAATCTGATGTCTACAGCTTTGGAGTCCTTGTTCTTGAAATAATAAGTGGCAAGATAAATAGTAGCTTCAACCAAACAGATGGATCTGCCAGCAATTTA GCATGGAGACTATGGAGAAAAGGTTCGGCTTTAGAACTAGTAGACTCCTCTTATAGGGACAGTTATCAGAGAAATGAAGTTACAAGATGCATTCATATCGCACTTTTATGTGTTCAAGAAGATCCTGGTGATCGTCCTACGATGTCTAAAATCATTTTGCTGCTAACTAGTAGCACAGTCACATTACAAGTGCCTCATGCACCTGGATTTTTCTTCCGAAGTAGTCGGGACCAAGATTTAGAAGCTGAGGGCTCGGATTCGTTTGGAAAACCAATTGCTTGTTCTATCAATGATGCATCGGTCACAGAGTTAGATCCTCGTTGA
- the LOC106448401 gene encoding putative cysteine-rich receptor-like protein kinase 32 isoform X1, producing MSNFLSILCFVLVFSCGFVSAQQRCGDSLFFRPNSTYDTNRRLVLSTLASNVSSRDGYYNVSVGEGPGRIYVLGLCIPGADPTACSDCIQPASVTLLDKCPNQTNSWNWRADKTLCFVRYSNRWFFNQIDLEPNQAEFLNLDITGDLAEYNRTWEGLMSRVISAASSTTPGSLAGRHYAASTAPLSGFRTIYALMQCIPGISSVDCNACLQANVRSYQGCCWGKQGGSIRRPVCFFRFDPYPYLEAFDDIASSPPPQISQDLQPTTSPPHPPPDGKAISTGVIVVIVVSAVIFVALVALVLVVLKRRQSYKTLKLETDDDITRPHSLQIDFKTIEAATNKFSRSNKVGQGGFGEVYKGKLPNGAEVAVKRLSRNSGQGTQEFRNEVVVLAKLQHRNLVRLLGFCVEGDEQILVYEFVPNKSLDYFLFDPIKRRQLDWTRRYNVIRGVARGILYLHQDSRLTIIHRDLKASNILLDNDMNPKIADFGMARIFGMEQTRANTSKIAGTFGYMAPEYAMHGRFSMKSDVYSFGVLVLEIISGKINSSFNQTDGSASNLVTHAWRLWRKGSALELVDSSYRDSYQRNEVTRCIHIALLCVQEDPGDRPTMSKIILLLTSSTVTLQVPHAPGFFFRSSRDQDLEAEGSDSFGKPIACSINDASVTELDPR from the exons ATGAGCAATTTCTTGTCAATCCTCTGTTTTGTCCTTGTCTTCAGCTGCGGCTTTGTCTCTGCGCAACAAAGATGTGGAGACTCATTGTTTTTCAGACCAAACAGTACTTACGATACAAACCGTCGTCTCGTTCTCTCAACTCTTGCTTCGAACGTCAGTTCTCGAGACGGCTACTACAACGTCTCTGTCGGTGAGGGCCCTGGGAGGATCTACGTTTTAGGCCTATGCATCCCAGGGGCTGATCCAACGGCCTGCTCCGATTGTATCCAACCTGCGTCCGTTACTTTACTAGACAAATGTCCGAACCAGACCAATTCATGGAACTGGAGAGCCGACAAGACGCTCTGTTTCGTCCGGTACTCAAACCGCTGGTTTTTTAACCAGATCGATCTAGAGCCGAACCAAGCAGAGTTTTTAAATTTAGATATCACTGGAGATCTTGCGGAGTATAACCGAACATGGGAGGGTTTAATGTCGCGTGTGATATCAGCAGCTTCCTCGACAACTCCCGGGTCGCTTGCGGGCCGACATTACGCAGCGAGTACAGCTCCTTTGTCCGGTTTCCGGACAATATACGCATTGATGCAATGTATTCCGGGGATTTCTTCTGTTGATTGCAATGCTTGTCTTCAAGCAAATGTTCGTAGCTACCAAGGTTGTTGCTGGGGGAAGCAAGGGGGTAGCATTAGGAGACCTGTTTGCTTTTTCCGGTTTGATCCTTATCCGTATCTCGAAGCATTTGATGATATAGCATCGTCCCCTCCTCCTCAAATCTCTCAAGATTTACAACCCACAACATCACCTCCCCATCCTCCTCCAGATGGTAAAGCGATTTCTACAGGAGTTATAGTGGTGATCGTTGTATCCGCGGTCATATTTGTGGCGCTGGTAGCTTTAGTATTGGTTGTTTTGAAGAGAAGGCAGTCATACAAAACACTTAAGCTTGAAA CTGATGATGACATTACACGTCCACATTCATTACAAATTGATTTCAAGACAATTGAGGCCGCTACTAACAAATTTTCTAGGAGCAACAAAGTCGGTCAAGGTGGATTTGGTGAAGTTTACAAG GGAAAATTACCAAATGGAGCTGAAGTTGCGGTGAAGAGATTGTCTAGAAATTCAGGACAAGGCACACAAGAGTTCAGGAACGAAGTTGTCGTTTTGGCAAAGCTTCAGCATAGAAATCTTGTTAGGCTTCTTGGGTTTTGCGTGGAAGGAGATGAACAAATACTTGTCTACGAGTTTGTTCCTAACAAGAGTCTTGATTATTTCCTCTTTG ATCCAATAAAGCGACGACAGCTGGATTGGACAAGACGGTACAATGTCATTAGAGGGGTTGCGCGAGGGATTCTCTATCTTCATCAAGATTCAAGGCTCACAATCATACACCGTGATCTCAAAGCTAGCAACATTCTTCTAGACAATGATATGAACCCGAAAATAGCGGATTTTGGCATGGCAAGGATTTTCGGGATGGAGCAAACTCGTGCCAACACTAGCAAGATAGCTGGAACCTT CGGTTACATGGCTCCTGAGTATGCCATGCACGGTCGATTCTCCATGAAATCTGATGTCTACAGCTTTGGAGTCCTTGTTCTTGAAATAATAAGTGGCAAGATAAATAGTAGCTTCAACCAAACAGATGGATCTGCCAGCAATTTAGTCACACAT GCATGGAGACTATGGAGAAAAGGTTCGGCTTTAGAACTAGTAGACTCCTCTTATAGGGACAGTTATCAGAGAAATGAAGTTACAAGATGCATTCATATCGCACTTTTATGTGTTCAAGAAGATCCTGGTGATCGTCCTACGATGTCTAAAATCATTTTGCTGCTAACTAGTAGCACAGTCACATTACAAGTGCCTCATGCACCTGGATTTTTCTTCCGAAGTAGTCGGGACCAAGATTTAGAAGCTGAGGGCTCGGATTCGTTTGGAAAACCAATTGCTTGTTCTATCAATGATGCATCGGTCACAGAGTTAGATCCTCGTTGA
- the LOC106448401 gene encoding putative cysteine-rich receptor-like protein kinase 32 isoform X3, producing the protein MSNFLSILCFVLVFSCGFVSAQQRCGDSLFFRPNSTYDTNRRLVLSTLASNVSSRDGYYNVSVGEGPGRIYVLGLCIPGADPTACSDCIQPASVTLLDKCPNQTNSWNWRADKTLCFVRYSNRWFFNQIDLEPNQAEFLNLDITGDLAEYNRTWEGLMSRVISAASSTTPGSLAGRHYAASTAPLSGFRTIYALMQCIPGISSVDCNACLQANVRSYQGCCWGKQGGSIRRPVCFFRFDPYPYLEAFDDIASSPPPQISQDLQPTTSPPHPPPDGKAISTGVIVVIVVSAVIFVALVALVLVVLKRRQSYKTLKLETDDDITRPHSLQIDFKTIEAATNKFSRSNKVGQGGFGEVYKGKLPNGAEVAVKRLSRNSGQGTQEFRNEVVVLAKLQHRNLVRLLGFCVEGDEQILVYEFVPNKSLDYFLFDPIKRRQLDWTRRYNVIRGVARGILYLHQDSRLTIIHRDLKASNILLDNDMNPKIADFGMARIFGMEQTRANTSKIAGTFGYMAPEYAMHGRFSMKSDVYSFGVLVLEIISGKINSSFNQTDGSASNLVTHSYINVRHGDYGEKVRL; encoded by the exons ATGAGCAATTTCTTGTCAATCCTCTGTTTTGTCCTTGTCTTCAGCTGCGGCTTTGTCTCTGCGCAACAAAGATGTGGAGACTCATTGTTTTTCAGACCAAACAGTACTTACGATACAAACCGTCGTCTCGTTCTCTCAACTCTTGCTTCGAACGTCAGTTCTCGAGACGGCTACTACAACGTCTCTGTCGGTGAGGGCCCTGGGAGGATCTACGTTTTAGGCCTATGCATCCCAGGGGCTGATCCAACGGCCTGCTCCGATTGTATCCAACCTGCGTCCGTTACTTTACTAGACAAATGTCCGAACCAGACCAATTCATGGAACTGGAGAGCCGACAAGACGCTCTGTTTCGTCCGGTACTCAAACCGCTGGTTTTTTAACCAGATCGATCTAGAGCCGAACCAAGCAGAGTTTTTAAATTTAGATATCACTGGAGATCTTGCGGAGTATAACCGAACATGGGAGGGTTTAATGTCGCGTGTGATATCAGCAGCTTCCTCGACAACTCCCGGGTCGCTTGCGGGCCGACATTACGCAGCGAGTACAGCTCCTTTGTCCGGTTTCCGGACAATATACGCATTGATGCAATGTATTCCGGGGATTTCTTCTGTTGATTGCAATGCTTGTCTTCAAGCAAATGTTCGTAGCTACCAAGGTTGTTGCTGGGGGAAGCAAGGGGGTAGCATTAGGAGACCTGTTTGCTTTTTCCGGTTTGATCCTTATCCGTATCTCGAAGCATTTGATGATATAGCATCGTCCCCTCCTCCTCAAATCTCTCAAGATTTACAACCCACAACATCACCTCCCCATCCTCCTCCAGATGGTAAAGCGATTTCTACAGGAGTTATAGTGGTGATCGTTGTATCCGCGGTCATATTTGTGGCGCTGGTAGCTTTAGTATTGGTTGTTTTGAAGAGAAGGCAGTCATACAAAACACTTAAGCTTGAAA CTGATGATGACATTACACGTCCACATTCATTACAAATTGATTTCAAGACAATTGAGGCCGCTACTAACAAATTTTCTAGGAGCAACAAAGTCGGTCAAGGTGGATTTGGTGAAGTTTACAAG GGAAAATTACCAAATGGAGCTGAAGTTGCGGTGAAGAGATTGTCTAGAAATTCAGGACAAGGCACACAAGAGTTCAGGAACGAAGTTGTCGTTTTGGCAAAGCTTCAGCATAGAAATCTTGTTAGGCTTCTTGGGTTTTGCGTGGAAGGAGATGAACAAATACTTGTCTACGAGTTTGTTCCTAACAAGAGTCTTGATTATTTCCTCTTTG ATCCAATAAAGCGACGACAGCTGGATTGGACAAGACGGTACAATGTCATTAGAGGGGTTGCGCGAGGGATTCTCTATCTTCATCAAGATTCAAGGCTCACAATCATACACCGTGATCTCAAAGCTAGCAACATTCTTCTAGACAATGATATGAACCCGAAAATAGCGGATTTTGGCATGGCAAGGATTTTCGGGATGGAGCAAACTCGTGCCAACACTAGCAAGATAGCTGGAACCTT CGGTTACATGGCTCCTGAGTATGCCATGCACGGTCGATTCTCCATGAAATCTGATGTCTACAGCTTTGGAGTCCTTGTTCTTGAAATAATAAGTGGCAAGATAAATAGTAGCTTCAACCAAACAGATGGATCTGCCAGCAATTTAGTCACACAT TCATATATTAATGTTAGGCATGGAGACTATGGAGAAAAGGTTCGGCTTTAG